The following are encoded in a window of Bradyrhizobium guangdongense genomic DNA:
- a CDS encoding AMP-dependent synthetase/ligase, with the protein MNVAEMTSGAQLADTTVAQLLAARLAERPDKTALQQKRHGTWTAMTWGAYAQHVVSLASALRRAGLARGDRVAIMGDSSEEWLIADMATMCAGGVMVGVYFTSSPEEVAYCLTDSGAKFAFVGGDQQLRIVIASGRADQLRGIIVLDPDWTGEATASIKSLADFVGPHDVDAHDYLQKESATAKASDVVSIGYTSGTTGNPKGAMLTHLSILAGVHCITLFGPSMREEEHRVVVHLPMSHTVARGQATTLPLIADAVPYFGETTADFAQTIKEVKPTYYMAPPRFYQRFATQILSKVHPAGGAGDQNYALAMTIARRALEDRQRGHEDAFVSKLFAACREQVFLPLLAEVGFDELKVAFTSSAAMPSELMSLWQLWGLQLKECYGQTELVGANLVQMAEWPKAGNVGVPLPDPAWETAVLQDGEMIVRGPGLFAGYWNKPDETKAALRDGWLYTGDIVEVSPEGIFKLVDRKKEIINTSNGKSISPTQIENELRHSPFISEAAVIGEGRKYLTALIEVDATATMDWAKSRDDKITSYADLAASEIVNRLIEAEIGKANGRLSRAEQIKAFRILPEELSLENGVMTPTRKKRRKQINERYQSLIASLYDETEEKLIKAEMGL; encoded by the coding sequence ATGAACGTCGCGGAGATGACATCCGGCGCCCAGTTGGCCGATACGACCGTCGCGCAGCTTTTGGCTGCGCGACTCGCGGAGCGGCCCGACAAGACCGCCTTGCAACAAAAGCGTCACGGCACCTGGACCGCCATGACGTGGGGCGCCTATGCGCAGCATGTCGTCAGCCTGGCCAGCGCGCTGCGGCGTGCTGGTCTCGCGCGCGGCGACCGGGTCGCGATCATGGGCGATTCGTCCGAGGAATGGCTGATCGCGGACATGGCCACGATGTGCGCCGGCGGCGTCATGGTGGGCGTGTACTTCACCTCGTCACCGGAAGAAGTGGCTTACTGTCTCACGGATTCAGGCGCGAAGTTCGCGTTCGTCGGCGGGGATCAGCAGCTTCGCATCGTGATCGCCTCCGGTCGGGCCGACCAGCTCCGCGGCATCATCGTGCTCGACCCGGATTGGACCGGCGAGGCCACGGCGTCGATTAAGTCGCTGGCCGACTTTGTCGGACCACACGATGTCGATGCGCATGATTATCTGCAGAAGGAGAGCGCGACAGCAAAGGCGTCCGATGTCGTCAGCATCGGCTATACGTCCGGGACGACCGGAAACCCCAAGGGCGCTATGCTGACGCACCTTTCCATTCTCGCCGGCGTTCATTGCATCACCCTGTTCGGCCCAAGCATGCGCGAAGAGGAACACCGGGTGGTCGTGCATTTGCCGATGTCGCACACGGTCGCGCGCGGGCAGGCGACGACGTTGCCGCTGATCGCCGACGCAGTTCCTTATTTCGGCGAGACGACCGCGGACTTCGCCCAGACGATCAAAGAGGTGAAGCCGACCTACTACATGGCGCCGCCGCGGTTCTACCAGCGTTTTGCGACGCAAATTCTCAGCAAGGTGCATCCCGCCGGCGGTGCGGGAGATCAGAACTACGCGCTCGCCATGACGATCGCGCGCAGGGCGCTCGAAGACCGTCAACGTGGCCATGAAGATGCCTTCGTCTCGAAACTGTTCGCGGCCTGCCGCGAGCAAGTGTTCCTGCCGCTGCTCGCGGAGGTCGGTTTTGACGAGCTGAAGGTCGCGTTCACCTCGTCGGCGGCGATGCCGTCCGAGCTGATGTCGCTGTGGCAGCTGTGGGGCTTGCAGCTCAAGGAATGCTACGGCCAGACCGAATTGGTCGGTGCCAATCTGGTGCAGATGGCGGAGTGGCCGAAGGCCGGCAACGTCGGGGTCCCGTTGCCGGATCCGGCTTGGGAAACCGCCGTGCTCCAGGACGGCGAGATGATCGTCCGTGGACCGGGATTGTTCGCGGGCTATTGGAACAAGCCGGACGAGACGAAAGCGGCGCTTCGCGACGGCTGGCTCTACACCGGCGACATCGTCGAAGTGTCGCCGGAAGGAATCTTCAAGCTGGTTGACCGGAAGAAGGAGATCATCAACACGTCGAACGGCAAATCTATCAGCCCAACTCAGATCGAAAACGAGCTGAGGCACAGCCCCTTCATCTCCGAGGCGGCGGTCATCGGCGAGGGGCGAAAATATCTCACCGCCCTGATCGAAGTGGATGCCACCGCCACAATGGACTGGGCGAAGTCGCGCGACGACAAGATCACGAGTTACGCCGACCTGGCAGCCTCCGAGATCGTCAACCGGCTGATCGAGGCGGAGATCGGCAAGGCCAACGGAAGGCTGTCGCGAGCCGAGCAGATCAAGGCGTTCCGCATTCTGCCGGAGGAGCTGTCGCTCGAGAACGGCGTGATGACGCCGACGCGGAAGAAGCGTCGCAAGCAGATCAACGAGCGCTATCAGTCGCTGATCGCGTCGCTCTACGACGAAACCGAGGAGAAGCTGATCAAGGCCGAGATGGGCCTTTGA
- a CDS encoding enoyl-CoA hydratase/isomerase family protein — translation MSQYGYKYLIVEQRATGVTIVTMNRPEILNAINWEMHEELEDVFVKLDHDSSVNAIVLTGAGRGFCSGGDQKSLDKGTLPSPTRSGRHLIRNMLEVEVPIVAAVNGVAVGLGATLALFCDVIYASSTARFADTHVNAGVVAGDGGAVIWPLLMGPVRAKHYLMTGEFISAEKAAAIGMINEVVADGNVLDAAIEYAELLASGPKESIVWTKYSVNKIIKQYAHLLLDTSAALEMLTFKSPERAEAVAAFAAKRKRFAER, via the coding sequence ATGTCGCAATACGGCTACAAGTACCTGATTGTCGAGCAGCGCGCCACTGGCGTCACGATCGTCACGATGAACCGGCCGGAGATCCTCAACGCGATCAACTGGGAGATGCACGAGGAGCTCGAAGACGTCTTCGTCAAGCTGGATCACGATAGTTCTGTCAACGCGATCGTTCTCACCGGTGCCGGGCGCGGATTTTGCTCCGGTGGCGATCAGAAGTCGCTGGATAAGGGAACGCTGCCGTCCCCGACGCGCAGCGGTCGCCACCTCATTCGCAACATGCTGGAAGTCGAAGTGCCGATCGTCGCGGCCGTCAACGGGGTCGCGGTCGGCCTGGGTGCCACGCTCGCGCTGTTCTGCGACGTCATCTATGCGAGCTCGACAGCTCGTTTCGCCGACACGCACGTCAATGCCGGCGTCGTCGCGGGCGATGGCGGCGCGGTGATCTGGCCGCTGCTGATGGGGCCGGTGCGCGCGAAGCACTATCTGATGACCGGCGAATTCATCTCCGCCGAGAAGGCGGCTGCTATCGGCATGATCAACGAGGTGGTCGCGGACGGCAACGTTCTCGATGCCGCGATCGAATACGCCGAACTGCTGGCAAGCGGGCCGAAGGAATCGATCGTGTGGACCAAGTACAGCGTCAACAAGATCATCAAGCAGTACGCCCACCTGCTGCTCGACACCTCTGCGGCGCTGGAGATGTTGACCTTCAAATCGCCCGAGCGGGCCGAGGCGGTCGCCGCATTCGCGGCCAAGCGCAAGCGTTTCGCGGAGCGCTGA
- a CDS encoding LLM class flavin-dependent oxidoreductase: MALTFGFWSEQETQVGHSYSRRLHELVDEVRLAEKVGFDCVALSEQHVALGGISSSAPEVVFGYLAAVTSRVKLRAAVTLMPQRINHALRSAERLAVTDILSNGRMEFYGGRANTTIAMRAFNVDPNETLAQMEEGLALLKTAMRQDIFTFDGKYYQIPPRQLVPKPLQKPHPVIGIAATSERSHLWAASQGFAVMSSNIYQGWDAQQKLIDAYQKNWKCDAEGPLQRPRIGIPLFIGIGKTDEQAKADYAGPLMHYAKISTDAYPRLAAIADDYKYMGESVPSMERAASDWDYLVNESATTVCGSPDTVIRQIEKFEAMGIDEVLLHMDSVPHEKIMEAIDLVGRYVIPHFNDRNNVVRPTEEILGQIRLMRTQKQ; encoded by the coding sequence ATGGCACTTACGTTTGGGTTCTGGTCTGAACAGGAAACCCAGGTCGGCCACAGTTACTCGCGCAGGCTTCACGAACTGGTCGATGAAGTCCGTCTGGCCGAGAAGGTCGGCTTCGACTGCGTCGCGCTCTCCGAGCAGCACGTGGCACTGGGCGGGATCTCGAGCTCGGCGCCCGAAGTGGTGTTCGGCTATCTGGCCGCGGTGACGTCGCGCGTCAAGCTGCGCGCGGCGGTGACGCTGATGCCGCAGCGCATCAACCATGCTTTGCGTTCGGCCGAGCGGCTTGCGGTGACCGACATCCTGTCCAACGGCCGCATGGAATTCTACGGCGGCCGCGCCAACACCACCATCGCGATGCGGGCGTTCAACGTCGATCCGAACGAAACGCTGGCGCAGATGGAAGAAGGACTGGCGCTGCTGAAAACGGCGATGCGCCAGGACATTTTCACGTTTGACGGCAAGTACTACCAGATCCCTCCGCGCCAGCTGGTTCCGAAGCCGCTGCAGAAGCCGCATCCGGTGATCGGAATCGCGGCGACCAGCGAGCGCAGTCATCTCTGGGCGGCCTCGCAGGGCTTCGCCGTGATGAGCAGCAACATCTATCAGGGCTGGGACGCTCAGCAGAAGCTGATCGACGCCTATCAAAAAAACTGGAAGTGCGACGCGGAGGGACCGCTGCAGCGTCCGCGTATCGGCATTCCGCTGTTCATCGGCATCGGGAAAACGGACGAGCAGGCCAAGGCGGATTATGCCGGCCCGCTGATGCACTATGCCAAGATCTCAACCGATGCCTATCCGCGTCTCGCGGCGATTGCCGACGACTACAAATACATGGGGGAGAGCGTGCCGTCGATGGAGCGTGCCGCCAGCGACTGGGACTATCTGGTCAACGAGTCGGCCACGACGGTGTGCGGCAGCCCCGATACGGTCATTCGTCAGATCGAGAAGTTCGAGGCCATGGGCATCGACGAGGTTCTGCTGCACATGGACTCCGTCCCGCACGAAAAGATCATGGAGGCGATCGACTTGGTCGGTCGCTACGTCATCCCGCATTTCAACGACAGAAACAACGTCGTGCGGCCGACCGAGGAGATCCTCGGGCAGATCCGGCTGATGCGGACCCAGAAGCAGTAA
- a CDS encoding AraC family transcriptional regulator → MPPETEFDPDFARMDLPDLRINYDPVDPDQFDRPVTSFCLETSKDNDDLPLHSHRKGQLVVASHGSVMCRAPGGLWIVPPQGAVWIPAGVQHSNCVADFGKLYTVFIDPQVSMLPRTCCTLMITSLVRELIHRLSVFPPLYPLEGPTSRLGRVLLDELVQMTTTDEMYLPISPDARLQHLATSLLNNPGDRSTMDEVASRYAMSESTFARFIAKETGMTFGRWRQRLHILIAMQRLTAGSSVQAVSLELGYETPSAFITMFKKTMGQSPRRFLAERSRLINSDSLP, encoded by the coding sequence ATGCCGCCCGAGACCGAGTTCGATCCGGATTTTGCGCGAATGGATCTGCCCGATCTTCGGATCAACTATGATCCGGTCGATCCGGATCAGTTCGATCGTCCCGTCACTTCATTCTGTCTCGAAACCAGCAAAGACAACGACGACCTGCCGCTGCACTCACACCGCAAAGGCCAATTGGTCGTCGCATCGCATGGCTCGGTGATGTGCCGGGCGCCTGGCGGCTTGTGGATCGTGCCTCCGCAAGGCGCGGTATGGATCCCGGCCGGCGTGCAGCACAGCAATTGCGTGGCCGATTTCGGCAAACTCTACACCGTGTTCATCGATCCACAGGTCAGCATGCTGCCGCGGACCTGCTGCACGCTGATGATCACGTCGCTGGTGCGCGAATTGATCCACCGCCTCTCTGTGTTCCCACCGCTCTATCCGCTGGAAGGACCGACCAGCCGTCTCGGCCGGGTTTTGCTCGACGAACTCGTGCAGATGACGACGACAGATGAAATGTATCTGCCGATCTCCCCCGACGCCCGTCTTCAACACCTCGCGACCTCCTTGTTGAATAATCCGGGCGACCGCAGCACGATGGACGAAGTCGCCTCGCGCTACGCGATGAGCGAGAGTACGTTCGCACGCTTCATCGCCAAGGAAACAGGGATGACCTTCGGGCGCTGGCGCCAGCGTCTCCACATTCTGATCGCCATGCAACGCCTCACGGCGGGCAGTTCGGTCCAGGCCGTGTCGCTGGAACTGGGCTACGAAACGCCCAGCGCGTTCATCACGATGTTCAAGAAGACGATGGGACAGAGCCCCCGCCGCTTCCTTGCCGAGCGGTCGCGCCTGATCAATTCGGACAGTTTGCCCTAG
- a CDS encoding 2-oxo acid dehydrogenase subunit E2, which translates to MSHSIEVVLPDIGDYKDVPVVEINVSVGDEVMIDMPLLSIESDKATMEVPSPAAGTVAKLMIDVGTRVSQGSVLMILEGRGESTAPPPASASAPQVERRFSQQEALSQPAPAARVDGSPARAQQPQPGGAAHASPSVRALARELGVALDSVVPTGPKGRILREDVAAFVNGVVRSGPAMTPAPDAPVDWPKVDFERHGAVERLPLTRIQKLTGANLSRNWNVIPHVTNFDKADVTDAEAFRQLANAEAAKDTAKLTMVSLLIKAAALALQRYPRFNSSLDGDELILKHYVHIGFAVDTPKGLVVPVIRDCDKKGLRQIAAEMRSLADKALAGQLASGDMQGGCFSVSSLGGVGGQGFTPIINAPEVAILGAGRAASEAVWNGREFEPRLVLLLSLSWDHRVVDGVAGARFLGFVASVLSDLRRFAL; encoded by the coding sequence ATGTCTCATTCAATTGAAGTCGTTCTGCCGGATATTGGGGACTACAAGGATGTTCCGGTAGTCGAAATCAATGTGTCGGTCGGCGACGAGGTCATGATCGACATGCCGTTGCTGTCGATCGAGTCCGACAAGGCGACGATGGAGGTGCCATCCCCGGCCGCAGGCACGGTGGCCAAACTGATGATCGACGTCGGGACGCGGGTTTCTCAAGGTTCGGTTCTGATGATCCTCGAAGGTCGCGGTGAATCCACCGCGCCTCCGCCGGCGAGTGCGTCGGCGCCACAGGTGGAGCGACGGTTCTCGCAGCAGGAGGCGCTGTCACAGCCGGCGCCCGCCGCTCGAGTCGATGGCTCGCCAGCACGTGCACAGCAGCCGCAGCCCGGCGGGGCTGCGCATGCGTCGCCGTCGGTCCGCGCTTTGGCGCGTGAGCTCGGCGTCGCGCTGGACTCTGTCGTGCCTACCGGCCCCAAGGGCCGGATTCTGCGTGAGGATGTGGCGGCCTTCGTCAATGGAGTGGTGCGATCGGGACCGGCGATGACGCCTGCGCCCGACGCGCCGGTCGATTGGCCCAAGGTGGATTTCGAGAGGCACGGCGCGGTCGAGCGCTTGCCGCTGACGCGGATCCAGAAGCTGACCGGCGCGAACCTCTCGCGCAACTGGAACGTCATTCCCCATGTGACGAATTTCGACAAAGCGGATGTGACCGACGCCGAAGCCTTTCGTCAGCTCGCCAATGCCGAGGCCGCGAAGGACACGGCGAAGCTCACCATGGTGTCGCTGCTGATCAAGGCCGCGGCCTTGGCGCTGCAGAGATACCCGCGCTTCAATTCGTCGCTCGATGGCGATGAGCTGATCCTCAAGCACTACGTCCACATCGGCTTCGCCGTCGACACGCCGAAAGGTCTGGTCGTGCCGGTGATCCGTGACTGCGATAAGAAGGGCCTTCGGCAGATCGCCGCGGAGATGCGCTCGCTCGCCGACAAGGCGCTCGCGGGGCAGCTCGCGTCGGGCGACATGCAGGGCGGCTGTTTCTCGGTGTCGTCTCTGGGAGGCGTCGGCGGTCAGGGATTTACTCCCATCATCAACGCGCCCGAGGTGGCAATACTCGGAGCCGGTCGTGCCGCCTCCGAGGCAGTCTGGAATGGACGCGAATTCGAACCGCGGCTCGTCCTTCTCCTGAGTCTGTCGTGGGATCACCGGGTCGTCGACGGCGTGGCCGGGGCCCGGTTCCTGGGCTTCGTCGCGTCGGTTCTCTCCGATCTGCGGCGCTTCGCATTGTGA
- the mdeB gene encoding alpha-ketoglutarate dehydrogenase, translated as MTAHIDPPRKAITDQDTIETADWLASLGSLHRSAGAERVRYILAALDRRAKELGVLPDSPPFSPYRNSIPLEQQRPYPGDIAIETRLTAIIRWNALAMVVRANKAYGELGGHVASYASAAEIFEVGFNHFFRASSSESEGDLVYFQPHSSPGVYARAYLEGRLSDENLKLYRQELSGPGLSSYPHPWLMPEFWQVPSASMGLGPISAIYQARFMKYLQHRGLVQTAGRHVWGVFGDGEMDEPESIAGLALAARENLDNLTFVVNCNLQRLDGPVRGNGQVIQELESLFRGAGWNVIKVLWGSDWDDIFARDSNHALLRKFADTVDGKYQTLGAKDGAYNLANFFSEDPEVRALVAHMSDVDIDGLKRGGHDFKKLFAAFAAATDTKGRPTVILAKTKKGYGMGGAGESRMTSHQAKKLDVDALYAFRDRFALPLSNEQVENLEFFRPAEDSAEIQYLRARRAALGGYMPARRRASAELPVPPLQSYAEFALRGDGKETSTTMAIARLFTNLLKDKTLGPRIVPIVADEARTFGMANLFRQVGIYSPAGQLYEPEDAGSMLYYKEAIDGQLLEEGITEAGAISSWTAAATSYSTHNFPLLPFYIYYSMFGFQRVGDLIWAAADQRARGFLIGATAGRTTLGGEGLQHQDGSSHLMAATVPNCRAYDPAFSYEVAVIVDHGMRSMLEQGNDEFYYLTAMNENYAQPSMPDDAREGIIKGLYRVLPSADGPGKIRLVGSGAILPEALAAAAMLQSEWKVPSEVWSATSFSELAREAREVERTNRLSPLSTPVESHVAQCLGGKVPIVAASDYVRAYPQLIGSYIEAPYTVLGTDGFGRSDTRAALRSFFEVDRKQIVVAALSALAKLGEVAREQVAEAIASYELPTGVASPWSR; from the coding sequence ATGACTGCACACATCGATCCGCCACGCAAGGCGATCACCGATCAGGACACGATCGAAACCGCCGATTGGCTCGCATCGCTTGGATCGCTCCACCGCAGCGCCGGTGCCGAGCGCGTGCGATACATCCTGGCTGCGCTCGATCGGCGTGCGAAGGAGCTCGGCGTTCTGCCGGACTCTCCGCCGTTTTCGCCCTATCGCAATTCGATTCCACTCGAGCAGCAGAGGCCCTACCCCGGCGACATCGCGATCGAGACGCGCCTGACGGCGATCATTCGCTGGAACGCGCTCGCGATGGTGGTCCGCGCCAACAAGGCCTATGGGGAACTCGGCGGGCACGTCGCCAGCTACGCCTCGGCCGCGGAGATTTTCGAGGTCGGTTTCAATCATTTCTTTCGCGCGTCAAGCTCCGAGTCGGAGGGGGACTTGGTGTATTTCCAGCCGCATTCGTCCCCCGGAGTCTATGCCCGAGCGTATCTCGAAGGCCGACTGTCGGACGAAAATCTGAAGCTGTATCGCCAGGAACTGAGCGGCCCCGGTCTGTCGTCCTATCCGCATCCCTGGCTGATGCCGGAGTTCTGGCAAGTGCCGTCGGCGTCGATGGGCCTCGGCCCGATCAGCGCGATCTACCAGGCGCGGTTCATGAAGTATCTGCAGCATCGCGGCCTGGTGCAGACGGCTGGTCGCCACGTCTGGGGTGTGTTCGGCGACGGCGAGATGGACGAGCCCGAATCGATCGCCGGGCTCGCCCTGGCGGCACGGGAAAATCTCGACAACCTCACCTTCGTCGTCAATTGCAACCTGCAGCGCCTAGACGGACCGGTCCGCGGCAACGGGCAGGTGATTCAGGAACTCGAATCGCTGTTCCGGGGCGCCGGTTGGAACGTCATCAAGGTGCTGTGGGGATCGGACTGGGACGATATCTTCGCGCGCGACAGCAACCATGCGCTCCTGCGCAAATTCGCCGACACCGTCGATGGCAAATATCAGACGCTCGGCGCCAAGGATGGGGCCTACAACCTCGCCAACTTCTTCAGCGAGGACCCCGAGGTCCGGGCGCTGGTTGCGCACATGTCGGACGTGGATATCGACGGCCTGAAGCGCGGTGGCCACGACTTCAAGAAGCTGTTCGCGGCCTTTGCCGCCGCGACGGACACCAAGGGTCGGCCGACCGTCATTCTGGCGAAGACCAAGAAGGGCTACGGCATGGGCGGCGCCGGCGAGTCGCGCATGACGTCGCACCAGGCCAAGAAGCTCGACGTCGACGCGCTGTATGCGTTCCGCGACCGGTTCGCCCTGCCGCTTAGCAACGAGCAAGTCGAGAATTTGGAATTCTTCAGGCCTGCGGAAGACAGCGCGGAAATTCAGTATCTGCGCGCCCGTCGCGCGGCACTCGGGGGCTACATGCCGGCGCGGCGACGCGCTTCGGCGGAGCTGCCGGTGCCGCCGCTGCAATCCTACGCGGAGTTCGCGCTTCGCGGCGACGGCAAGGAGACGTCGACCACTATGGCGATCGCGCGGCTGTTCACCAATTTGCTCAAGGACAAGACGCTCGGCCCGCGCATCGTTCCGATCGTCGCCGACGAAGCCCGCACCTTCGGAATGGCGAACCTGTTCAGGCAGGTCGGCATCTACTCGCCGGCGGGGCAGCTCTACGAGCCGGAAGATGCCGGCTCGATGCTGTACTACAAGGAAGCGATCGACGGTCAATTGCTGGAGGAAGGGATCACCGAGGCGGGGGCGATTTCGTCCTGGACCGCGGCGGCGACTTCCTACAGCACCCATAACTTCCCGTTGCTGCCGTTCTATATCTACTATTCGATGTTCGGCTTTCAGCGGGTCGGCGATCTGATCTGGGCGGCAGCGGACCAGCGCGCGCGTGGCTTTCTGATCGGGGCGACGGCCGGCCGGACGACGCTCGGCGGCGAAGGCTTGCAGCATCAGGACGGGTCCAGCCATCTGATGGCCGCGACCGTTCCGAACTGCCGGGCCTACGATCCGGCATTCTCCTACGAGGTGGCCGTCATCGTCGATCACGGCATGCGGTCGATGCTCGAGCAGGGCAACGACGAGTTCTATTACCTCACGGCAATGAACGAGAACTATGCGCAGCCCTCGATGCCCGACGATGCGCGCGAGGGCATCATCAAGGGTCTCTATCGGGTTCTGCCGAGCGCTGACGGGCCGGGGAAGATCAGGCTGGTCGGCTCGGGTGCCATTCTTCCGGAGGCGCTCGCCGCCGCGGCGATGCTGCAAAGCGAATGGAAAGTGCCCAGTGAAGTCTGGTCGGCAACGAGCTTTTCCGAGCTGGCGCGGGAGGCGCGTGAGGTGGAGCGAACTAATCGGCTCTCGCCGCTGTCGACCCCGGTCGAGAGCCACGTCGCACAATGCCTCGGCGGCAAGGTGCCGATCGTCGCGGCATCGGATTATGTCCGGGCGTATCCGCAACTGATCGGTTCTTACATCGAGGCGCCCTACACGGTTCTGGGCACCGACGGTTTCGGGCGCAGCGATACCCGCGCCGCGCTCAGATCTTTCTTCGAGGTCGATCGCAAGCAGATCGTCGTTGCGGCGCTGTCGGCGCTGGCAAAATTGGGTGAAGTGGCGCGTGAGCAGGTAGCCGAGGCCATCGCCAGCTACGAATTGCCGACCGGCGTTGCATCGCCTTGGTCTCGCTGA
- a CDS encoding creatininase family protein: MTRGYPDQIYLEQMSHEEVAAALADGCTTVVIPLGAIEQHGPHLSLGMDADHADALAERIARSRGNTLVAPTISVGCSSHHLPFAGTISLRPETLEAICVDYCTSLARHGFKRILIHSGHIGNFPVLKDMLGRLREAVPSDVEILAFVDSTKWIDTWRDAVREAGGDVSAVGGHADIAETSLMMVIRPDSVRPDRFEVGHLGGLSEADLELMWKNGIRSVSQNGVIGSPFGSSHAIGEACLAAVAELLSKTFESEAGAAGARR; the protein is encoded by the coding sequence ATGACGCGCGGATATCCCGATCAGATCTATCTGGAGCAGATGAGCCATGAGGAAGTCGCCGCGGCGCTGGCCGATGGGTGCACGACGGTGGTGATCCCGCTGGGGGCCATCGAGCAGCATGGACCGCATTTGTCCTTGGGTATGGATGCGGATCATGCCGATGCTCTGGCCGAGCGGATCGCGCGCAGCCGCGGCAACACGCTGGTGGCGCCGACTATCTCTGTCGGCTGCTCGTCTCACCATCTGCCATTCGCGGGTACGATCTCGCTACGGCCGGAGACGCTGGAAGCGATTTGTGTCGATTATTGCACAAGCTTGGCGCGGCACGGCTTCAAGCGCATCCTGATTCACTCGGGCCACATCGGCAATTTTCCGGTCCTGAAGGACATGCTCGGTCGCTTGCGCGAAGCTGTCCCCTCGGATGTCGAAATCCTGGCGTTCGTCGACTCGACGAAATGGATCGACACGTGGCGCGATGCGGTGCGCGAAGCCGGAGGAGACGTGTCGGCCGTCGGCGGCCATGCCGATATCGCCGAGACGTCGCTGATGATGGTCATTCGGCCCGACAGCGTCAGACCGGACCGCTTCGAGGTGGGCCATCTTGGTGGCTTGTCGGAGGCTGATCTCGAACTGATGTGGAAGAACGGCATCCGATCGGTTTCGCAGAACGGCGTGATCGGAAGTCCGTTCGGCTCGAGCCACGCCATCGGCGAAGCGTGCCTCGCGGCGGTTGCGGAGTTGCTGAGCAAGACCTTCGAGAGTGAGGCCGGAGCCGCCGGCGCCCGCCGTTGA
- a CDS encoding ABC transporter substrate-binding protein produces the protein MTKRSGITRRTIVGSGLGIAAGLVSRRSFAANTKVKVGAIMPSSGVLAFPGQACVRGIDLGAKFAREKFGLDIEIVHADTQSRPENGRIAAESLIRQGCTVLIGAWDSGATISALQACEAAKVPMVVHIASATQVTSQGFTQVFRYYPTSLTIVRQSLAELKSVLGTLKDPPSSAVVLHLNNTMGQSTAASIDQAWREVGVPLKITQYVAYDEKAKDLSVEVAKAKASGADALISVTRVNDAIMIARECIKQGWDPKMVFSPNSNGVSDKAYHDALGKYGDGPVLSALWLNPKGAETDKIMKMFAADYPNDWFDANAGCAFEAVQIVADAVTRAVSPESPAIHGALKTTDMKPFLMYGDNTKFDETGQNIHCSMVMLQGLKGRPRVVAPKAIAEASLEYPLAPYSKR, from the coding sequence ATGACCAAGCGAAGCGGAATCACGCGGCGGACGATTGTCGGAAGCGGATTGGGAATTGCGGCAGGCCTGGTATCAAGGCGATCGTTTGCGGCGAACACGAAGGTGAAGGTCGGAGCGATCATGCCCAGCAGCGGCGTGCTGGCGTTTCCCGGTCAGGCCTGCGTGCGCGGCATCGATCTCGGCGCCAAGTTCGCGCGTGAGAAGTTCGGACTCGACATCGAGATCGTTCACGCCGATACGCAAAGCCGTCCGGAAAACGGCCGGATTGCTGCCGAGAGCCTGATCCGGCAGGGCTGCACCGTGCTGATCGGCGCGTGGGATTCCGGTGCCACCATTTCAGCGCTGCAGGCCTGCGAGGCCGCCAAGGTGCCGATGGTGGTCCACATCGCGAGCGCCACCCAGGTGACTTCGCAGGGCTTCACCCAAGTGTTCCGCTATTACCCCACGTCGCTGACCATCGTGCGGCAATCGCTGGCCGAGCTGAAGTCCGTGCTTGGCACGCTGAAGGATCCGCCGAGCAGCGCCGTCGTTCTCCATCTCAACAACACCATGGGGCAGTCGACGGCGGCCAGCATCGATCAGGCGTGGAGGGAAGTGGGTGTTCCGCTCAAGATCACGCAGTACGTTGCCTATGACGAGAAGGCCAAGGATCTGTCGGTGGAGGTCGCCAAGGCGAAAGCGTCGGGTGCCGATGCTTTGATCTCGGTCACGCGCGTCAACGACGCGATCATGATCGCGCGCGAATGCATCAAGCAGGGTTGGGATCCCAAGATGGTGTTTTCGCCCAACTCCAACGGCGTGTCGGACAAGGCGTATCACGACGCGCTCGGAAAGTACGGTGACGGTCCGGTTCTGTCGGCGTTGTGGCTCAATCCGAAGGGCGCTGAGACCGACAAGATCATGAAGATGTTCGCGGCCGACTACCCGAACGACTGGTTCGATGCCAATGCGGGCTGCGCGTTCGAGGCGGTGCAGATCGTCGCAGACGCCGTGACGCGGGCGGTGTCACCGGAATCGCCGGCGATTCACGGCGCGCTCAAGACGACCGACATGAAGCCTTTCCTGATGTACGGCGACAACACCAAGTTCGACGAGACCGGCCAGAACATCCACTGTTCGATGGTGATGCTGCAGGGTCTGAAAGGCAGGCCGCGGGTGGTGGCTCCAAAGGCCATCGCGGAGGCGTCGCTCGAGTATCCGCTTGCGCCTTACAGCAAACGCTGA